The Urbifossiella limnaea genome has a window encoding:
- a CDS encoding GDSL-type esterase/lipase family protein, with product MRPLLRRSVHPVACLLALAAAAPLAAADPAALVVVSPKPHQVVQRTGFDPAAAATEQPGHPAFGFADVPVRCAGAPDRGRWEYRVVRLAGGAGGEVGWTKLDARTEKSGLVASARVPAGGWYRLELRCRQGDGVTHAGAVEPVGVGEVFVVAGQSYATNCNDAKLAVADPAKRVVAFDAAKGTWGVANDPQPVPDGSTDGSIWPPVGDAIVKEFRVPVGFANVAVGATATSQWAPGGAFHKRLVAAGAELGGFRSVLWQQGESDVIAKTSTEKYVANVRAIRHAAATAWGTQPPWLLAKSTHHPTVYNDPAGEGRIRAAIDELAARPGFQAGPDTDTLKGENRGGANSRRHFSAAGQAKAAEMWAAVLAKHLTAPPRVEESLADLRLLTPAWAAPVVHRESSVLLTDNGPATARLAFPAAEVLEVATADRRHRFDRDTFTLSKDGLTLTFPAPGPVPPIALASVFVPKGSPQSYAARVGHPDQSLLYRPGRWFHDRNVEVTYRRRDDKFANVEVVGTLPRTRARLKAGEAFTLGVSGDSISTGLDASALVKAAPNQPGYPDLVAAQLQATFDCRVALKNRAVAGWSVANGVKDLDKLLAEKPNLVIVAYGMNDVGRRDPKWFGDQTRTILDRIKAHDKDTEVILVAPMLGNGAWTATPRDMFPRYRDELRRLAGPGVALADVTAVWELLLRHKHDLDLTGNGLNHPNDFGHRLYAQAVLAALTAGTE from the coding sequence ATGCGACCTCTCCTGCGGCGTTCCGTTCACCCCGTCGCCTGTCTTCTGGCCCTGGCGGCCGCGGCCCCACTCGCGGCGGCCGACCCCGCGGCGCTGGTCGTGGTGTCGCCGAAGCCCCACCAGGTGGTCCAGCGCACCGGGTTCGACCCCGCCGCCGCCGCGACGGAACAGCCCGGCCACCCCGCGTTCGGCTTCGCCGACGTGCCCGTCCGCTGCGCCGGCGCCCCGGACCGCGGCCGGTGGGAGTACCGCGTGGTGCGGCTCGCCGGGGGCGCGGGCGGCGAGGTGGGGTGGACAAAGCTCGACGCGCGCACCGAGAAGTCCGGGCTGGTCGCCTCGGCCCGCGTGCCGGCCGGCGGGTGGTACCGGCTCGAACTCCGCTGCCGGCAGGGGGACGGCGTGACGCACGCGGGCGCCGTCGAGCCGGTCGGGGTCGGCGAGGTGTTCGTGGTCGCCGGCCAGTCCTACGCCACCAACTGCAACGACGCGAAACTCGCCGTCGCCGACCCGGCGAAGCGCGTCGTCGCCTTCGACGCCGCGAAGGGGACGTGGGGCGTGGCGAACGACCCGCAGCCGGTCCCGGACGGCAGCACGGACGGCTCGATCTGGCCGCCGGTCGGCGACGCGATCGTGAAGGAGTTCCGCGTCCCGGTCGGGTTCGCCAACGTCGCCGTCGGGGCGACTGCCACGTCGCAGTGGGCGCCGGGGGGCGCGTTCCACAAACGGCTGGTGGCGGCCGGCGCGGAGCTGGGCGGCTTCCGCTCGGTCCTCTGGCAGCAGGGCGAGTCCGACGTGATCGCAAAGACTTCGACGGAGAAGTACGTCGCCAACGTGCGAGCGATCCGGCACGCGGCGGCGACTGCGTGGGGCACCCAGCCGCCGTGGCTGCTCGCCAAATCGACCCACCACCCGACCGTCTACAACGACCCCGCCGGCGAGGGCCGCATCCGCGCGGCGATCGACGAACTCGCCGCCCGCCCCGGCTTCCAGGCCGGCCCGGACACGGACACCCTCAAGGGCGAGAACCGCGGCGGCGCCAACTCGCGGCGCCACTTCAGCGCGGCAGGCCAGGCGAAAGCGGCCGAGATGTGGGCCGCGGTGTTGGCGAAGCACCTCACCGCCCCGCCGCGCGTCGAGGAGTCGCTCGCGGACCTCCGCCTGCTGACGCCCGCGTGGGCCGCGCCGGTCGTCCACCGCGAGAGTAGCGTGCTGCTCACGGACAACGGACCGGCCACGGCCCGGCTCGCGTTCCCCGCGGCCGAGGTGCTGGAAGTCGCCACCGCCGACCGCCGTCACCGCTTCGACCGCGACACCTTCACCCTCTCGAAGGACGGGCTGACGCTCACCTTCCCGGCACCCGGCCCCGTCCCGCCGATCGCACTTGCGAGCGTGTTCGTCCCGAAGGGGTCGCCGCAGAGCTACGCGGCCCGCGTCGGCCACCCGGACCAGTCACTCCTCTACCGGCCCGGCCGCTGGTTCCACGACCGCAACGTGGAGGTCACCTACCGCCGCCGCGACGACAAGTTCGCCAATGTGGAGGTCGTCGGCACACTGCCGCGGACGCGGGCGCGGCTGAAGGCCGGCGAGGCGTTCACCCTCGGCGTCAGCGGGGACAGCATCTCGACCGGGCTCGACGCCTCGGCGCTGGTGAAGGCCGCCCCGAACCAGCCCGGCTACCCGGACCTCGTGGCGGCGCAGCTCCAGGCGACGTTCGACTGCCGCGTCGCGCTCAAGAACCGCGCGGTCGCCGGGTGGAGCGTCGCCAACGGGGTGAAGGACCTCGACAAGCTGTTGGCGGAGAAGCCGAACCTCGTGATCGTCGCCTACGGGATGAACGACGTGGGGCGCCGCGACCCGAAGTGGTTCGGCGACCAGACGCGCACCATCCTTGACCGCATCAAGGCCCACGACAAGGACACCGAGGTGATCCTGGTCGCGCCGATGCTGGGGAACGGCGCGTGGACCGCGACGCCGCGCGACATGTTCCCCCGCTACCGCGACGAGCTGCGGCGGCTGGCCGGCCCGGGCGTCGCGCTCGCGGACGTGACCGCCGTGTGGGAGCTACTGCTGCGGCACAAGCACGACCTGGACCTGACCGGCAACGGGCTGAACCACCCGAACGACTTCGGACACCGCCTGTACGCCCAGGCCGTCCTCGCGGCGCTGACCGCCGGGACGGAGTAG
- a CDS encoding LamG domain-containing protein, translating into MTHPTRMLPAALVALTASLVAAQVPGAGADAEARAKLAKALTLHASFDKGLNADFSRADKACYVQRGTELVKAAPNDDVKLAAGAGRFGGALHFPKKGATRPAFKDGGVLGYNAKSWSTTVSAWLRLDPDKDLEPGYCDPVQITGDDNKKGYIFLEWSKDETPRYFRYAIRPLYPIWNPTGAAWHEIPFEKRPMVQVARAPFSRERWTHVAFTVENVNDKTRPQAGRLYIDGRLQGSIERWNLTFDWDPARVLLVLGAAYVGHIDDLAVFDRPLTPAEVELLFGLRTGARELYP; encoded by the coding sequence ATGACGCACCCCACCCGGATGCTGCCGGCCGCTCTGGTCGCACTGACTGCGTCTCTTGTGGCCGCCCAGGTTCCTGGGGCGGGCGCCGACGCGGAGGCGCGGGCGAAGCTGGCGAAGGCGCTCACCCTGCACGCGTCCTTCGACAAGGGGCTCAACGCCGACTTCTCCCGCGCCGACAAGGCGTGTTACGTCCAGCGCGGCACGGAGCTGGTGAAGGCCGCGCCGAACGACGACGTGAAGCTCGCGGCCGGCGCGGGGCGGTTCGGCGGGGCGTTGCACTTCCCGAAGAAGGGGGCCACCCGCCCGGCGTTCAAGGACGGCGGCGTGCTCGGCTACAACGCGAAGAGCTGGAGCACGACCGTGTCGGCGTGGCTGCGGCTCGACCCGGACAAGGATTTGGAGCCGGGCTACTGCGACCCGGTCCAGATCACCGGGGACGACAACAAGAAGGGGTACATCTTCCTGGAGTGGTCGAAGGACGAGACGCCGCGGTACTTCCGGTACGCGATCCGCCCGCTGTACCCCATCTGGAACCCGACCGGCGCGGCGTGGCACGAGATCCCGTTCGAGAAGCGGCCGATGGTGCAGGTGGCCCGCGCCCCGTTCTCGCGGGAGCGGTGGACCCACGTCGCGTTCACCGTGGAGAACGTAAACGACAAGACCCGCCCGCAGGCCGGGCGGCTGTACATCGACGGCCGGCTGCAAGGGTCGATCGAGAGGTGGAACCTGACCTTCGACTGGGACCCGGCCCGCGTGCTGCTGGTGCTCGGCGCCGCCTACGTCGGCCACATCGACGACCTGGCGGTGTTCGACCGCCCGCTCACGCCGGCCGAAGTCGAGTTGTTGTTCGGCCTCCGGACCGGCGCGCGGGAGCTCTACCCGTAG
- a CDS encoding neutral/alkaline non-lysosomal ceramidase N-terminal domain-containing protein — protein MTRARLLVCLALAGLAAPVRGQEAAWKAGVARAVITPNTDVWLAGYGTKRPPDGKLHDLWMKALALEDHTGDRAVLITSDFQGVPKEMSDRVFEQLRVKYKLERRQVMFTFSHNHCGPRLGSDLVDYYPVEAEQEKLVAEYTTLMEARLVAMVGEALGRLAPAALATGRGTATFAVNRRNNREADVPALLAKGEPLKGPVDHAVPVLTVTGADGKLAAVLFGYACHPTTLSFNKWCGDYPGFAQLAVEKAHPGATAMFVNTCGGDQNPLPRRSVELCEKYGHMLAAAVEDVLKTPLKPVAPGLKTAFEYVDLPYERVVTREDLKAAAADANPIKRRWAERLLKQLDAGATFPAAYPYPVHAWRLGRDTLMIGTGAETVVDYALQFKAAYGSDTWVCGYADDMLAYIPSRRVWDEGGYEGGPNLFEYGRPAFRWAGDVEARVTRTVARVVRAVEP, from the coding sequence ATGACCCGCGCGCGATTGTTGGTGTGCCTCGCCCTCGCCGGCCTGGCGGCGCCGGTGCGCGGGCAGGAGGCGGCCTGGAAGGCCGGAGTGGCGCGGGCCGTCATCACCCCAAACACGGACGTCTGGCTCGCGGGCTACGGGACCAAGCGGCCCCCCGACGGGAAGCTCCACGACCTGTGGATGAAGGCTCTCGCCCTGGAGGACCACACGGGCGACCGCGCCGTCCTGATCACCAGCGACTTCCAGGGCGTGCCGAAGGAGATGAGCGACCGCGTGTTCGAGCAACTCCGCGTGAAGTACAAGCTCGAACGCCGCCAGGTGATGTTCACCTTCTCGCACAACCACTGCGGGCCGCGGCTCGGCAGCGACCTGGTGGACTACTACCCGGTCGAGGCCGAGCAGGAGAAGCTCGTCGCCGAGTACACGACATTGATGGAGGCCCGGCTCGTGGCGATGGTCGGCGAGGCACTCGGGCGGCTCGCCCCGGCGGCGCTGGCGACCGGCCGCGGGACCGCGACCTTCGCCGTGAACCGCCGCAACAACCGCGAGGCCGACGTGCCCGCACTGCTGGCGAAGGGGGAGCCGCTGAAGGGGCCGGTCGACCACGCCGTCCCGGTGCTGACCGTGACCGGGGCGGACGGGAAGCTCGCCGCCGTCCTCTTCGGCTACGCCTGCCACCCGACGACGCTCAGCTTCAACAAGTGGTGCGGCGACTACCCCGGCTTCGCGCAGCTGGCCGTCGAGAAGGCCCACCCCGGCGCCACGGCGATGTTCGTCAACACCTGCGGCGGCGACCAGAACCCGCTCCCGCGCCGGTCGGTGGAGCTCTGCGAGAAGTACGGCCACATGCTCGCCGCCGCCGTCGAGGACGTACTCAAGACGCCGCTCAAGCCGGTCGCCCCGGGCCTGAAGACGGCGTTCGAGTACGTGGACCTGCCGTACGAGCGGGTCGTGACCCGCGAGGACCTGAAGGCGGCGGCCGCCGACGCGAACCCGATCAAGAGGCGGTGGGCTGAACGGCTGCTGAAGCAACTTGACGCCGGGGCGACGTTCCCGGCCGCGTACCCGTACCCGGTCCACGCCTGGCGGCTCGGCCGCGACACGCTGATGATCGGGACGGGGGCCGAGACGGTGGTGGACTACGCGCTCCAGTTCAAGGCCGCGTACGGGTCCGACACCTGGGTGTGCGGCTACGCCGACGACATGCTCGCCTACATCCCGTCCCGCCGCGTCTGGGACGAGGGCGGCTACGAGGGCGGCCCGAACCTGTTCGAGTACGGCCGGCCCGCGTTCCGCTGGGCGGGCGACGTGGAGGCCCGGGTGACGCGCACCGTCGCGCGGGTGGTCCGGGCCGTCGAACCGTGA
- a CDS encoding STAS domain-containing protein, translating to MYAGPVLFIRSIGGTTVVEVGDRATGDPYSDTAGPAGLFEGGGRRVVLLLDADDRATLSVRRYLFEILLAARRTGGSLRVCCPPGPFWDVMAVTKLDRIIPLLPTLADALRGG from the coding sequence ATGTACGCCGGCCCCGTCCTATTCATCCGCAGCATCGGCGGCACCACTGTGGTCGAGGTCGGCGACCGCGCTACGGGCGACCCCTACTCAGACACCGCTGGCCCGGCCGGGCTGTTCGAGGGGGGCGGCCGGCGGGTCGTGCTGTTACTGGATGCGGACGACCGGGCGACGCTCTCCGTCCGCCGCTACCTGTTCGAGATTCTGCTGGCCGCCCGCCGCACCGGGGGCTCACTCAGGGTGTGCTGCCCGCCGGGGCCGTTCTGGGATGTCATGGCGGTGACCAAGCTCGACCGGATCATCCCGTTGCTCCCAACCCTGGCCGATGCACTTCGGGGCGGCTGA
- the ribD gene encoding bifunctional diaminohydroxyphosphoribosylaminopyrimidine deaminase/5-amino-6-(5-phosphoribosylamino)uracil reductase RibD, with the protein MRHALALAARGRGAVEPNPMVGAVVLDAAGAVVGEGWHQRFGGPHAEVHALAAAGERARGGTLVVTLEPCCHQGKTPPCTDAVLAAGVARVVAAMADPFPRVAGGGLARLRDAGVVVEVGVSEAEARRLNAAYLKLLATGRPWVHLKWAMSLDGKTATRAGDSQWISGPESRQRVHELRGVVDAIVVGRGTVEADDPALTARPPGPRAPTRVVLTAAGRLPDRCRLRDTARAVPVLVFTAAGNEGRIAGWAEEGAEVVALPAGEGGLSVDAVLAELGRRRMTHVLVEGGAAVHGAFLDAGAADELHVFVAPLLIGGAAAPGATGGRGVEKLVAALRLGEMTAAPSGADVYLHATRTAGGVSS; encoded by the coding sequence ATGCGCCACGCCCTCGCCCTCGCGGCGCGGGGGCGCGGCGCCGTCGAGCCGAATCCCATGGTCGGCGCCGTCGTGCTCGACGCCGCGGGCGCGGTCGTCGGGGAAGGGTGGCACCAGCGCTTCGGCGGGCCGCACGCCGAGGTGCATGCGCTCGCCGCGGCCGGGGAGCGCGCCCGCGGCGGCACCCTCGTCGTCACCCTCGAACCGTGCTGCCACCAAGGGAAAACGCCGCCCTGCACCGACGCCGTGCTCGCGGCCGGCGTGGCGCGCGTCGTCGCGGCGATGGCCGACCCGTTCCCGCGCGTCGCCGGCGGCGGACTGGCGCGCTTGCGGGACGCGGGCGTCGTCGTCGAGGTCGGGGTGTCCGAGGCCGAGGCGCGGCGGCTGAACGCGGCGTACCTCAAACTCCTCGCCACGGGCCGGCCGTGGGTGCATCTCAAGTGGGCGATGTCGCTCGACGGCAAGACCGCCACCCGCGCCGGCGACTCGCAGTGGATCAGCGGCCCCGAGTCGCGGCAGCGCGTCCACGAGTTGCGCGGCGTGGTCGACGCGATCGTCGTGGGCCGCGGCACCGTGGAGGCCGACGACCCGGCCCTGACGGCGCGACCGCCCGGACCGCGGGCGCCGACGCGGGTGGTACTCACGGCCGCCGGACGGCTTCCGGACCGCTGTCGGCTGCGCGACACGGCGCGGGCGGTGCCGGTGCTGGTCTTCACCGCCGCGGGAAATGAGGGTCGGATCGCCGGGTGGGCCGAGGAGGGGGCCGAGGTCGTGGCGCTGCCGGCGGGTGAGGGCGGGCTGTCCGTGGACGCGGTGCTGGCCGAGCTCGGGCGGCGGCGGATGACGCACGTGCTGGTCGAAGGTGGGGCGGCGGTCCACGGCGCGTTCCTCGACGCCGGCGCGGCGGACGAGTTGCACGTGTTCGTGGCGCCGCTGCTGATCGGCGGCGCCGCGGCGCCGGGGGCGACGGGCGGGCGTGGGGTCGAGAAGTTGGTGGCGGCGCTGCGGCTCGGGGAGATGACGGCGGCGCCGAGCGGTGCGGACGTGTACCTGCACGCCACCCGTACCGCCGGGGGCGTCAGTTCGTGA
- a CDS encoding ABC transporter ATP-binding protein has protein sequence MIETSDLTKKYGDLYALERLTIKLGRGDVYGFIGPNGAGKTTTMRILATLLNPSWGEASVCGYSIYTGSKDIRRAIGYMPDFFGVYDDMKVTEYLEFFAAAYRIQGPARRKKVEQVLDYVDLGYKRDALVTSLSRGMTQRLGLARVLLHDPQVLLLDEPASGLDPRARIEMRELIKRLRQEAKTIMVSSHILPELADICNKIGIIERGKLIFNGSVDDAIRQVRGNATFTVSVGDRNADAAVKLQTYPEVLLVKADAKTGMLDVRLKDGHEDGSFLPERLIRDGYRLKAFKEKEVNLENVFMEITKGITN, from the coding sequence ATGATCGAAACCAGCGACCTGACCAAGAAGTACGGCGACCTGTACGCCCTCGAGCGGCTCACGATCAAGCTCGGCCGGGGCGACGTGTACGGGTTCATCGGCCCGAACGGCGCCGGCAAGACGACCACCATGCGCATCCTCGCCACGCTCCTGAACCCCAGCTGGGGCGAGGCCAGCGTGTGCGGGTACAGCATCTACACCGGCTCGAAGGACATCCGCCGGGCCATCGGCTACATGCCCGACTTCTTCGGCGTGTACGACGACATGAAGGTGACCGAGTACCTGGAGTTCTTCGCCGCCGCGTACCGCATCCAGGGCCCGGCCCGCCGCAAGAAGGTGGAGCAGGTGCTCGACTACGTGGACCTCGGCTACAAGCGCGACGCGCTGGTGACGAGCCTGAGCCGCGGCATGACGCAGCGCCTCGGCCTGGCCCGGGTGCTGCTGCACGACCCGCAGGTGCTGCTGCTGGACGAGCCGGCGAGCGGCCTCGACCCGCGGGCGCGGATCGAGATGCGGGAGCTCATCAAGCGGCTGCGGCAGGAGGCGAAGACGATCATGGTGTCGTCGCACATCCTCCCGGAGCTGGCCGACATCTGCAACAAGATCGGCATCATCGAGCGCGGCAAGCTGATCTTCAACGGGTCGGTGGACGACGCCATCCGGCAGGTGCGCGGCAACGCGACGTTCACCGTGAGCGTGGGCGACCGCAACGCCGACGCCGCGGTGAAGCTCCAGACCTACCCCGAGGTGCTGCTGGTCAAGGCGGACGCGAAGACGGGGATGCTGGACGTGCGGCTGAAGGACGGCCACGAGGACGGCAGCTTCCTCCCCGAGCGGCTGATCCGCGACGGCTACCGGCTGAAGGCGTTCAAGGAGAAGGAAGTGAACCTGGAAAACGTGTTCATGGAGATCACGAAGGGGATCACGAACTGA
- a CDS encoding MazG nucleotide pyrophosphohydrolase domain-containing protein, with product MTLNQLQQRIRDLYGSKDGARGTDGTFMWFMEEVGELAAALRGGSHAERVLEFADVLAWLATLANIAGVDLEEAMAKKYGGGCPGCGRTPCACGTAEKP from the coding sequence ATGACCCTGAACCAGTTGCAGCAGCGCATCCGCGACCTGTACGGCTCCAAGGACGGCGCCCGCGGCACCGACGGCACCTTCATGTGGTTCATGGAGGAAGTCGGCGAGCTGGCCGCGGCGCTGCGCGGCGGGTCGCACGCCGAGCGGGTGCTGGAATTCGCCGACGTTCTCGCCTGGCTGGCGACCCTCGCCAACATCGCCGGCGTAGACCTGGAAGAGGCGATGGCCAAGAAGTACGGCGGCGGCTGCCCCGGCTGCGGCCGCACCCCCTGCGCCTGCGGCACCGCCGAGAAGCCGTAG
- a CDS encoding IS701 family transposase — protein sequence MSGRPTAAQVRAWADEVTAVGDRIGRHFARSEPRARAVGYIRGLLGDADRKNGWQLAEALGDPTPDGVQHLLARADWDADAVRDDLMGYVHEHLGDPAAVLVVDETGFLKKGTKSCGVARQYTGTAGRIENAQVGVFLAYAGPKGHALIDRALYLPKEWTDDRPRCDAAGVPAAVGFATKPRLAERMLARAWARGVTAGWVTGDTVYGHDGAFRRFLEGHRQAYLLAVPANQPLFDGEQRSTVKAVAEGFPVAAWERASAGDGSKGPREYDWAVRAFGPVDERGWQLWLVVRRHRDRPDERAYYFARGPAATAPAELVRVAGSRWRVEECLELAKGDCGLDEYEVRSWVGWHRHVTLSLLALAVVAAIRVAAGPSGRPKKGARGWSG from the coding sequence ATGTCAGGACGACCGACGGCGGCCCAGGTGCGGGCCTGGGCGGACGAGGTGACGGCGGTCGGCGACCGGATCGGCCGGCACTTCGCCCGGTCCGAGCCCCGCGCCCGGGCCGTCGGGTACATCCGCGGGCTGCTGGGCGACGCCGACCGGAAGAACGGGTGGCAACTCGCCGAGGCGCTCGGCGACCCGACCCCGGACGGGGTCCAGCACCTGCTCGCCCGGGCCGACTGGGACGCCGACGCCGTCCGCGACGACCTCATGGGGTACGTCCACGAGCACCTCGGCGACCCGGCCGCGGTTCTGGTCGTGGACGAGACCGGGTTCCTGAAGAAGGGGACCAAGTCGTGCGGGGTGGCCCGCCAGTACACCGGCACCGCCGGGCGGATCGAGAACGCCCAGGTCGGGGTCTTCCTGGCGTACGCGGGGCCGAAGGGGCACGCCCTGATCGACCGGGCGTTGTACCTGCCGAAGGAGTGGACGGACGACCGGCCGCGGTGTGACGCGGCCGGGGTGCCGGCGGCCGTCGGGTTCGCCACCAAGCCGCGGCTGGCCGAGCGGATGCTGGCGCGGGCGTGGGCGCGGGGGGTGACGGCCGGGTGGGTGACGGGGGACACGGTGTACGGGCACGACGGGGCGTTCCGCCGGTTCCTGGAGGGGCACCGGCAGGCGTACCTGCTGGCGGTCCCGGCCAACCAGCCGCTGTTCGACGGGGAGCAGCGCTCGACCGTGAAGGCCGTCGCCGAGGGGTTCCCGGTTGCCGCGTGGGAGCGGGCCAGTGCGGGGGACGGGTCGAAGGGGCCGCGGGAGTACGACTGGGCGGTCCGGGCGTTCGGCCCGGTGGACGAGCGGGGGTGGCAGTTGTGGCTGGTGGTCCGGCGGCACCGGGACCGGCCGGACGAGCGGGCCTACTACTTCGCCCGCGGGCCGGCGGCGACGGCCCCGGCCGAGCTCGTCCGCGTGGCGGGGAGCCGGTGGCGGGTGGAGGAGTGCCTGGAACTGGCGAAGGGCGACTGCGGCCTCGACGAGTACGAGGTGCGGTCGTGGGTCGGGTGGCACCGACACGTCACCCTGAGCCTGCTCGCCCTGGCGGTGGTGGCGGCGATCCGGGTGGCGGCCGGGCCGTCGGGTCGGCCGAAAAAGGGGGCGCGGGGCTGGTCCGGGTGA
- a CDS encoding sensor histidine kinase yields the protein MFWRLFATYLLLVLTAVGLVGVLIFRRHGTLLFEMADDVAVTGALVVLLAAVPAWVMARRFARPLGELTAGARRLAEGDLGHVIRVSGGREHAGVAAALNTMSGRVADTFDQLAHDREQLRAILSGMVEGVVAIDPDQRVGFANERAGVLLEFDPAAAVGRRLWEVVRQRGFQEIVDQGLAAADEHRAELDWKGPVGRSLTVYVSRLPAPAAAGAVVVVHDTTELRRLERLRQEFVANVSHELKTPLAVIGSTVEALQDGAADDAETRDVFLARVADEAARLMALITDLLSLARIESAGQVLAAVPVRLDRAIAECLERLSARAEEKSLTLVEKPPADGPAGVEALADAGALRQVLDNLVDNAIKYTPDGGRITVRWSAAGGQAWFEVEDTGIGIGPADLPRVFERFYRADKARSRDAGGTGLGLAIVKHLVQAMRGTVRAASRPGKGTTFRVALPRPG from the coding sequence ATGTTCTGGCGCCTGTTCGCCACCTACCTGCTGCTCGTCCTCACCGCCGTCGGGCTGGTCGGCGTCCTCATCTTCCGCCGGCACGGCACCCTCCTCTTCGAGATGGCCGACGACGTGGCCGTCACCGGCGCCCTCGTCGTGCTCCTCGCCGCGGTGCCGGCGTGGGTCATGGCCCGGCGGTTCGCCCGGCCGCTCGGCGAACTCACGGCCGGCGCCCGCCGGCTGGCCGAGGGCGACCTCGGCCACGTCATCCGCGTGTCCGGCGGCCGCGAGCACGCCGGCGTGGCCGCCGCCCTCAACACCATGAGCGGCCGCGTCGCCGACACGTTCGACCAGCTCGCCCACGACCGCGAGCAGCTCCGCGCCATCCTGTCCGGCATGGTCGAGGGCGTCGTCGCCATCGACCCCGACCAGCGCGTCGGGTTCGCGAACGAGCGGGCCGGCGTGTTACTCGAGTTCGACCCCGCCGCCGCGGTCGGCCGCCGGCTGTGGGAGGTGGTGCGGCAGCGCGGCTTTCAGGAGATCGTGGACCAGGGGTTGGCCGCGGCCGACGAGCACCGGGCCGAGCTCGACTGGAAGGGGCCGGTCGGCCGCAGCCTCACCGTGTACGTGTCGCGCCTCCCCGCCCCGGCCGCGGCCGGGGCCGTCGTCGTCGTCCACGACACCACCGAGCTGCGCCGCCTCGAGCGCCTCCGGCAGGAGTTCGTGGCCAACGTGTCGCACGAACTCAAGACGCCACTGGCCGTCATCGGCTCGACCGTCGAGGCGCTGCAGGACGGCGCCGCCGACGACGCCGAGACGCGCGACGTGTTCCTGGCCCGCGTCGCCGACGAGGCGGCCCGGCTGATGGCGCTCATCACCGACCTGCTGAGCCTGGCGCGGATCGAGTCGGCGGGGCAGGTGCTGGCGGCGGTGCCGGTGCGGCTCGACCGGGCCATCGCCGAGTGCCTGGAGCGACTGTCGGCGCGGGCGGAGGAGAAGTCGCTGACGCTGGTGGAGAAGCCGCCGGCCGACGGCCCGGCCGGGGTGGAGGCGCTGGCCGACGCCGGGGCGCTGCGGCAGGTGCTGGACAACCTGGTGGACAACGCCATCAAGTACACGCCGGACGGCGGGCGGATCACGGTGCGGTGGTCGGCGGCGGGCGGGCAGGCGTGGTTCGAGGTGGAGGACACGGGCATCGGCATCGGCCCGGCGGACCTGCCGCGGGTGTTCGAGCGGTTCTACCGGGCGGACAAGGCCCGCAGCCGCGACGCCGGCGGCACCGGGCTGGGGCTGGCGATCGTGAAGCACCTGGTGCAGGCGATGCGCGGCACGGTGCGGGCGGCGAGCCGGCCGGGGAAAGGGACCACGTTCCGCGTGGCGCTGCCGCGGCCGGGGTGA